One genomic region from Cataglyphis hispanica isolate Lineage 1 chromosome 11, ULB_Chis1_1.0, whole genome shotgun sequence encodes:
- the LOC126852959 gene encoding cholesterol 7-desaturase nvd — translation MDTVAKKAEVRVKLNSELTDYPIAGNGDEKNHYHFPVAENEEIGRKQKHKAGLQMCHSLTLLERFTVLVLDVRVEQIGPGYVELLIDTSFGPVCILQTVTPIEPMLQRVTHQIFSPPLLAPYANLIFLGECVMFERDIMIWNHKRYERQPILVSEDRAIREYRRWYSQFYSTHSPTYQTAIQNLQW, via the coding sequence ATGGATACAGTAGCGAAGAAAGCGGAGGTGCGCGTCAAACTCAACAGCGAATTGACCGATTATCCGATTGCTGGCAACGGCGATGAAAAGAATCATTATCATTTCCCAGTCGCCGAGAACGAAGAAATCGGCCGAAAGCAGAAGCACAAGGCCGGATTGCAAATGTGCCACAGTTTGACTTTGCTGGAACGCTTCACCGTACTTGTCCTAGACGTGCGCGTTGAGCAGATTGGCCCTGGATACGTTGAGCTACTGATCGATACATCATTCGGACCCGTGTGCATCTTGCAAACGGTCACGCCGATCGAACCGATGCTACAACGAGTAACCCATCAAATCTTTTCACCGCCATTGTTGGCGCCCTACGCCAATCTGATCTTCCTAGGCGAGTGCGTGATGTTTGAGCGTGATATCATGATCTGGAATCATAAGAGATATGAGCGGCAGCCGATACTGGTGAGTGAGGATCGTGCCATCCGGGAATATCGGCGTTGGTACTCACAGTTCTATTCCACCCATAGTCCTACCTATCAGACAGCCATTCAGAACTTACAGTGGTGA